One Vallitalea pronyensis genomic region harbors:
- a CDS encoding AraC family transcriptional regulator — protein sequence MKDFFLNKKFLLRVYLLIITLTTLIFIFFSISVYMGIKDRTISNEYKKTQIMSKQIEYNINELLKSIKKTARALYVDYNVKELLTLQREDEIYDIIRLKMKLDNYVHVNDSIHSIQVYNSFTKNTYSTFRHLLYNDLSMESLIYPIDNEKRDMLIERKFYLNETEKNDQYLHVFSYVIYDDTYMKEGIPSALVVNVSSDWIMNNISRINHLSHANDAKIFLINDKKHVIASQEYTDEQLALYQGITQDAFVESETPACFEKTYNHKKYLVFYDPIPEENWTLVWIQPYHNLQIVLQSIRYSILVLTIVFLIVGLIIAFFVSDKIYNPVKMLLEGLSTKYNVDTNHSRDEFFLLNQIYSEAFNQLKSYQKESISKKNILHNYYLKKMITQSEQIKDSEWDKVSGEIPLDVHKTLCLILIRIDNFKQFEQKNNLHDRHLLKFAIINVVSEVLNRQFICDGIDLKDDQAIILMNTSDDYTEDTVASLLVEAQAFIEKHIELSISFTISEPWAGKSLITKHYLKALLDSNRRYILGRGAMITSSEESLKVKEGDQPPLTHEDEVRIRGLIKTKDKEGLFREVNLFFDTISSYPYTTIKSYIVYLVNVFISTFQELHQYSFSSYKMDIDEMIYKVIEYEVIDDAKTCILHYIESYFMQQENHVAQRHKLLAEAIKEIIDTNYNDSGLYTQYIANLLNMSSNHISKVFKDTMHISIKDYMNDVRLSKAVQLLLNTQLTIDQIMLEVGIDNRSYFYRLFKKKYGTTPREYSYIQSMKNSNKS from the coding sequence ATGAAGGATTTTTTTCTTAACAAAAAATTTCTTTTACGGGTCTATTTACTTATCATTACGTTAACCACCCTCATTTTTATCTTTTTTTCTATAAGTGTATATATGGGTATAAAGGACAGAACCATTTCCAATGAATACAAAAAAACCCAGATTATGTCCAAACAGATAGAGTATAACATTAATGAGTTACTCAAATCCATTAAAAAAACCGCTCGTGCCCTCTATGTAGATTATAACGTTAAGGAATTATTAACGCTTCAGCGTGAAGACGAGATTTATGATATTATACGTTTGAAAATGAAATTGGACAATTATGTCCATGTCAACGACAGCATTCATTCCATACAAGTCTATAACTCATTCACAAAGAATACCTATTCAACCTTTCGACATCTGCTCTATAACGATCTGAGTATGGAATCCTTAATCTACCCCATTGATAATGAAAAGCGGGATATGTTAATAGAACGTAAGTTCTATCTCAATGAAACCGAAAAGAATGACCAATATCTCCATGTTTTTTCGTATGTCATCTATGATGATACGTATATGAAGGAAGGTATACCTTCTGCCTTGGTTGTCAATGTATCATCAGATTGGATTATGAATAATATTAGTCGCATTAATCACTTATCACACGCTAATGATGCTAAGATTTTCTTAATCAATGACAAGAAACATGTTATTGCTTCCCAAGAATATACGGACGAACAGCTGGCACTGTATCAAGGGATAACACAAGACGCTTTTGTTGAAAGCGAAACACCAGCATGTTTTGAAAAGACTTATAACCATAAGAAGTATCTTGTTTTTTATGACCCGATACCAGAAGAAAATTGGACACTGGTATGGATACAACCCTATCATAATCTTCAAATTGTTTTACAATCCATACGCTATAGTATCCTGGTGTTAACCATTGTTTTTCTTATTGTGGGTCTTATCATTGCCTTTTTTGTATCGGACAAGATATATAACCCTGTTAAGATGCTTTTGGAAGGTCTCAGCACCAAATACAATGTGGATACCAATCATTCAAGAGATGAATTTTTCTTGTTAAACCAGATTTACAGTGAAGCATTCAATCAACTAAAGTCCTATCAGAAAGAGTCGATATCTAAGAAAAATATTTTACATAACTATTATCTCAAAAAAATGATCACACAAAGTGAGCAGATTAAAGACAGCGAATGGGATAAGGTAAGCGGTGAAATCCCATTGGATGTGCATAAAACGCTATGTCTCATACTCATTCGTATTGATAACTTTAAGCAATTTGAACAGAAGAATAACTTACATGACCGTCATCTGTTAAAGTTTGCCATTATTAATGTTGTCAGTGAAGTACTGAACAGACAATTCATATGTGATGGTATCGACTTAAAAGATGACCAAGCCATTATCTTAATGAATACGTCAGATGATTATACAGAAGATACTGTGGCATCATTGCTTGTTGAAGCCCAGGCTTTCATAGAAAAACACATAGAATTATCAATATCCTTTACGATCAGTGAGCCATGGGCAGGTAAATCATTGATAACAAAGCATTATTTAAAAGCACTACTGGATTCTAATAGGCGCTATATTTTAGGCAGAGGCGCTATGATAACATCATCAGAAGAGTCTCTTAAGGTTAAAGAGGGAGACCAACCTCCTCTTACCCATGAAGATGAAGTCCGTATTCGTGGTCTTATCAAGACCAAGGATAAGGAAGGTCTATTTAGGGAAGTGAATCTTTTTTTCGATACAATTTCGTCTTATCCTTATACAACCATTAAGAGTTATATCGTATACTTGGTCAATGTCTTTATCAGTACATTTCAAGAGCTTCATCAATACAGTTTTTCATCCTATAAGATGGATATCGATGAGATGATTTATAAAGTCATTGAATATGAGGTTATTGACGATGCAAAAACATGCATCTTGCACTACATTGAAAGTTATTTTATGCAACAAGAAAATCATGTGGCACAGCGTCATAAACTTTTGGCTGAGGCCATTAAGGAAATCATAGACACCAATTATAATGACAGCGGTTTATATACCCAGTATATAGCTAACCTTCTCAATATGTCATCCAACCACATTAGTAAAGTTTTTAAAGACACCATGCATATAAGCATTAAAGATTACATGAATGATGTACGCTTATCAAAAGCCGTTCAATTACTGCTGAATACACAATTGACCATTGACCAGATCATGTTGGAAGTAGGCATTGATAACAGAAGCTATTTCTACCGTCTCTTTAAAAAGAAATATGGTACCACACCAAGAGAATACAGTTATATTCAATCCATGAAAAACAGCAACAAGTCATGA
- a CDS encoding response regulator transcription factor, translating into MNYKSERMGRLIEMGNIRILIVDDEELICRNVCSKIKRLNNPCNYITYVAGSVNEAMIKYRDIKPDVVITDICMPEGSGLILAEKIRKMDKYVILFVLSGFDDFSYVRKAFLLGVNDYLLKPLYLSELDQKLSNQLKKQQDISKKNRNTENGKSLLSIIDQYIEENMSRTISMQEAANKVNLSYHYFSKMFKENAGLSFTKYVNERKMMIAKELVTDPTIRINEIAYKLGFKESNHFSRAFKKTYGLYPTVFREKHLDDTDGWHHS; encoded by the coding sequence TTGAACTATAAATCGGAACGAATGGGAAGGTTGATAGAGATGGGGAATATCCGAATATTAATTGTAGATGATGAGGAACTGATTTGTAGAAATGTCTGCTCGAAAATTAAGCGGTTAAATAATCCGTGTAACTATATCACCTATGTAGCAGGCAGTGTTAATGAAGCCATGATAAAATATAGGGACATAAAACCTGACGTTGTCATTACAGATATATGCATGCCTGAGGGCAGTGGTTTAATTCTTGCTGAAAAAATAAGAAAAATGGACAAATACGTTATTCTATTTGTGCTCAGTGGATTTGATGATTTTAGCTATGTAAGGAAAGCCTTTTTACTTGGGGTTAATGATTACCTTCTAAAACCATTGTATCTATCAGAATTGGATCAAAAACTCTCCAATCAGCTAAAAAAACAGCAGGATATATCCAAAAAAAATAGAAACACAGAAAATGGTAAAAGTCTTCTTTCTATCATTGATCAATACATTGAAGAAAATATGAGTCGAACGATTTCTATGCAGGAAGCAGCCAATAAGGTCAATCTAAGTTATCATTATTTTAGTAAAATGTTTAAAGAGAATGCAGGCCTATCGTTTACCAAGTATGTCAATGAAAGAAAGATGATGATAGCCAAAGAGCTGGTGACTGATCCAACCATACGTATTAATGAGATTGCTTATAAGCTAGGTTTTAAGGAATCCAATCATTTTTCAAGAGCTTTTAAAAAGACATATGGCCTATACCCTACTGTCTTTAGAGAAAAGCATTTGGATGATACAGATGGGTGGCATCATTCATGA
- a CDS encoding carbohydrate ABC transporter permease → MLTIKNGVNKKKKIHSDGVFTVVNYIILFMIFIIVAYPLVYVISASFSSSDAIIQGRVKLLPVDFSLAGYEAVFSNKSVWMGYANSFFYMIVGTTLNVITTIMIAYPLTRKDLIGRKLVIGMLLFTMLFNAGLIPNYLTIDYLGLMDKRLVMILPKLLNPFNVIITMTYFKQTIPKELLEASIIDGCDNFKFITKIVVPLSKSIIAVISLYYAVAHWNAYFDAMLYLKSVALRPLQLVLRDILIQNQMSAEMMSTMDPDSLQVQENLAVLLKYSLIIIASIPLMILYPFVQKHFVKGVMIGSVKG, encoded by the coding sequence TTGCTTACCATAAAAAACGGCGTAAATAAAAAGAAAAAAATACATAGTGATGGTGTGTTTACGGTAGTTAATTATATCATACTGTTTATGATTTTTATTATTGTGGCCTATCCACTTGTCTATGTCATCAGTGCATCTTTCAGTTCGTCTGATGCTATCATACAAGGGCGAGTCAAGTTATTGCCTGTTGATTTCTCATTAGCAGGATATGAAGCTGTCTTTAGTAATAAATCTGTATGGATGGGCTATGCCAATTCCTTTTTTTATATGATTGTTGGCACCACATTAAATGTCATAACCACCATTATGATAGCTTACCCCTTGACCAGAAAGGATCTCATTGGTAGAAAGCTTGTCATTGGTATGCTTTTATTTACCATGCTGTTTAATGCTGGATTGATTCCAAACTACTTAACCATTGATTACTTAGGTCTTATGGATAAAAGGCTCGTTATGATTTTACCTAAACTGTTGAATCCATTTAATGTGATCATTACCATGACCTATTTCAAACAGACGATACCTAAGGAGCTGTTAGAGGCTTCCATTATTGATGGCTGTGACAACTTCAAATTCATCACCAAGATTGTGGTACCATTGTCCAAATCCATTATTGCAGTCATCAGTCTGTATTATGCAGTGGCCCATTGGAATGCTTATTTTGATGCCATGCTGTACTTAAAGTCTGTTGCATTAAGACCATTACAATTGGTATTAAGGGATATTCTCATTCAGAATCAGATGTCCGCTGAAATGATGAGTACCATGGACCCTGACTCTTTACAAGTGCAAGAAAACTTAGCTGTTTTACTCAAATATTCACTGATCATTATAGCCAGCATACCATTAATGATACTCTATCCATTTGTTCAAAAACATTTTGTTAAAGGGGTCATGATTGGTTCGGTTAAAGGTTAA
- a CDS encoding ABC transporter permease, which translates to MKNCKMKNWRKSMKKNWQLYVLLIIPVAYLLVFRFAPMLGLQIVFKDFKARLGIFGSPWCDPAFKYFIKFFNDYNFVSIIKNTLVLSIYGLIAGFPLPIILALSLHYTRQKMIKKTIQMITYAPYFISVVVIVGLLRQFFQVRGGFVNQMIQILGFESIDFFANASSFPHMYVWSGIWQGIGFGSIIYIAALAGVDPSLHEAAVVDGATKLQRIRHIDIPSIMPTAVTLLILSTGQILNIGFEKVLLMQNSINTVASEVISTYVYKTSFESPVPQYSYSTAINLFQSLIGIILILIVNKIAQKYSESSLF; encoded by the coding sequence ATGAAAAATTGCAAGATGAAAAATTGGAGAAAATCCATGAAAAAGAATTGGCAGTTATATGTACTGCTCATTATACCCGTAGCGTATTTGCTTGTATTTAGATTTGCACCCATGTTGGGTTTGCAAATTGTATTCAAGGACTTTAAGGCCAGACTTGGCATATTTGGCAGTCCATGGTGTGATCCTGCTTTCAAATATTTTATTAAGTTTTTTAATGATTATAATTTCGTAAGTATCATCAAGAACACGTTGGTCTTAAGTATCTATGGTTTAATTGCTGGCTTTCCGCTGCCAATTATTTTAGCATTATCGTTGCACTATACAAGGCAAAAAATGATTAAAAAAACCATTCAGATGATAACCTATGCTCCTTATTTTATTTCGGTTGTGGTGATTGTTGGTTTGCTAAGACAATTCTTTCAGGTTAGGGGAGGGTTTGTGAATCAAATGATCCAGATTCTAGGTTTTGAGAGCATTGACTTTTTTGCTAATGCGTCTTCATTCCCACACATGTATGTTTGGTCTGGCATTTGGCAAGGTATTGGCTTTGGTTCCATTATTTACATTGCCGCTCTAGCAGGGGTTGACCCATCGCTTCATGAAGCTGCTGTGGTGGATGGTGCAACGAAGTTACAGAGAATTCGCCATATTGATATACCAAGCATTATGCCCACTGCCGTTACATTGTTAATTCTATCTACGGGCCAGATTCTAAATATCGGTTTTGAAAAGGTACTGTTGATGCAAAATAGTATCAATACGGTGGCGTCAGAAGTTATATCCACATATGTCTATAAAACGTCATTTGAATCCCCTGTACCCCAATATTCTTATTCGACGGCTATCAATCTTTTTCAGTCACTTATTGGTATCATACTGATTCTGATTGTTAACAAGATTGCACAGAAGTATTCAGAATCCAGTTTATTCTAA
- a CDS encoding type 2 periplasmic-binding domain-containing protein encodes MDIKKGMVFAFVLLVGLCTGCKNNHLGESDITYRVQEQKSKPILSGPLRTVSLDGSLDGRLDRIENPSWSKDLTPVVLDWFIAYDWFDKTFDPDNNWGDKKLLTHTGITLHVRCGSVEELNTIIASGSLPDLITYDVNSSIINKLEKDNMLYPLDELMEHYAPDMDVMPSMMEWYRAEDGHWYRFVSFFIGTERINKAYGGNYRSFNGNWAREDILKQIGMTKEDMYTKEGFISALEKVRDLDIHYNGNPVTPFMLDVWHDAAVERFAEQFGADLEDENGNWVNIMKTPEYLEALLFLNDMYNKGLYSDEEFTMDKVQKDAKLASGRVFALNGWVTNNIGSRRLWIADETAKMVYVGVIQGGKSGKKPIIRTTNSLGWSATVLTKDCEHPIRGVRLLSYLSQEELMLDNTYGTGTYQVINGEAIRDPEKVEEEMKDPKAFYDKYTLNLGLLLDRNVAYRYRKEPENWFEKEKLMALTQPDATVCIDKPFSALIPEVGTELSMIYERLRAHRNQRLPLIMMAVDEKECVALYKELIKEMDDMGMVALDTYRNQLFQENKKKMGMMYAWPRNQKIEECIPH; translated from the coding sequence ATGGACATTAAAAAAGGTATGGTATTCGCTTTTGTCCTATTAGTAGGTTTGTGTACGGGATGTAAAAATAACCATTTGGGTGAATCGGATATTACTTATAGGGTACAAGAGCAAAAAAGTAAACCTATACTCAGTGGTCCACTTAGAACCGTATCATTGGATGGATCACTGGATGGCAGGTTGGATCGTATTGAAAACCCCAGTTGGTCCAAAGACTTAACGCCTGTTGTTTTAGATTGGTTTATCGCTTATGACTGGTTTGATAAAACATTTGATCCTGACAACAATTGGGGGGATAAGAAGCTCTTAACACATACAGGAATTACACTTCATGTTAGGTGTGGTAGCGTGGAAGAATTGAATACAATTATTGCCAGTGGTTCATTACCCGATTTAATTACATACGATGTAAATTCAAGTATTATCAACAAATTGGAAAAAGATAATATGCTGTATCCTCTTGATGAGCTTATGGAACACTATGCACCAGACATGGATGTGATGCCTTCTATGATGGAATGGTATCGGGCGGAAGACGGTCATTGGTACCGATTTGTTAGCTTTTTCATCGGTACAGAAAGAATTAATAAAGCCTATGGAGGTAATTATCGTTCTTTTAATGGGAATTGGGCACGTGAGGATATTCTTAAGCAAATTGGCATGACCAAGGAAGATATGTACACCAAAGAAGGTTTCATAAGTGCCCTAGAAAAAGTTCGAGATTTAGATATACACTATAACGGGAATCCTGTGACACCGTTTATGCTTGATGTTTGGCATGATGCGGCGGTTGAACGTTTTGCAGAACAGTTTGGAGCAGATTTGGAAGATGAAAACGGTAATTGGGTGAATATCATGAAAACGCCTGAATATTTAGAGGCGTTACTATTCTTGAATGACATGTATAATAAAGGCTTATATAGTGATGAAGAATTCACCATGGATAAGGTGCAAAAAGATGCAAAATTAGCGTCAGGCAGAGTATTTGCGTTAAATGGATGGGTAACCAATAATATAGGAAGCAGGCGTTTATGGATAGCTGATGAAACGGCAAAGATGGTATATGTAGGTGTCATACAAGGTGGTAAGTCCGGCAAAAAACCCATTATTAGGACAACGAACTCATTGGGTTGGAGCGCCACAGTTCTTACAAAAGATTGTGAACATCCTATACGTGGCGTACGGTTATTATCATACTTATCTCAAGAAGAACTCATGCTGGATAATACATATGGAACGGGAACTTATCAAGTGATTAACGGTGAAGCCATTAGAGACCCAGAAAAAGTGGAAGAAGAAATGAAAGACCCCAAAGCATTTTATGACAAATATACCTTGAATCTAGGTTTACTCCTTGATAGGAATGTAGCCTATCGGTATCGAAAGGAACCAGAAAATTGGTTTGAAAAAGAGAAGTTAATGGCATTAACTCAACCAGATGCCACAGTATGCATAGATAAGCCCTTTAGTGCCCTTATACCTGAAGTTGGTACAGAGTTATCCATGATATACGAACGATTAAGGGCTCATAGGAATCAAAGATTACCCCTTATTATGATGGCAGTGGATGAAAAAGAATGTGTAGCATTGTATAAAGAGCTTATAAAAGAAATGGACGACATGGGTATGGTTGCTTTAGATACATACAGGAATCAGCTATTTCAGGAAAATAAGAAAAAAATGGGTATGATGTATGCTTGGCCAAGAAATCAAAAAATAGAAGAATGTATCCCTCATTAA
- a CDS encoding extracellular solute-binding protein — MKKHNFRSILALLLVAMMVIGSFTGCGNAADETEDTSSEDSNVVKDSDKDDDKDSQSTQTSQSRENTIQFPLEEQVTLTCFVHTRPFVDDFDNNPMTKYIEEKTNIDLQFEVVNGPEAEQKLNLALSTGTYPDIILVSQLTKALQNLYGEQGILLPMDELMKDNGKQAKAVLEKYPDIEAFYTAKDGHLYNLPRIYDVTYSKCLEKVWIYKPWLDKLNLDLPTTTEEFYQVLKAFKEQDPNGNGKPDEIPMAGTETSWAAGVRNFLMNAFVYYPQSQGGASYLYVDNGKVIASYLQDGYKEGIKYMRKLVDEGLLSTESFTQDSEGFKRMGENPEDVILGCFPGGFQGVALDMTGDRWKDYVAVEPLQGPQGVRYTKYAPDSIYLSGFSITDKCEHPDIAMALADFLYSEELSIFNFDGAPDVDWKYVQDESKLGINGEPAVFERLHALEENQHNFSWSQLGNAAYVAESMYTDDPENIQVMLYKETKKKYLPHIPPMDMILKQYIYSEEESADMMIYATAINAFLDQMSAAYILGDHMDWENFEKELMNMGVQSYIDIFQRAYDKNN; from the coding sequence ATGAAAAAGCATAATTTTAGAAGTATATTAGCTCTATTATTAGTTGCTATGATGGTTATTGGAAGTTTCACAGGCTGTGGTAACGCAGCAGATGAAACCGAGGATACTTCCAGTGAAGATTCGAATGTGGTCAAAGACAGTGACAAAGATGATGATAAGGATTCCCAATCAACACAAACAAGTCAATCAAGGGAGAACACCATTCAATTTCCACTTGAAGAACAGGTAACATTGACATGTTTTGTACATACAAGGCCTTTTGTTGATGATTTTGATAATAACCCTATGACCAAATATATTGAAGAAAAGACCAACATTGATCTCCAATTTGAAGTGGTAAACGGTCCAGAAGCAGAACAGAAATTGAATCTAGCCTTATCGACAGGAACGTATCCTGATATCATTTTAGTGTCACAATTGACTAAAGCCCTTCAAAATCTCTATGGTGAGCAAGGCATATTGCTGCCAATGGATGAATTAATGAAAGATAATGGTAAGCAGGCAAAAGCAGTACTTGAAAAGTATCCGGATATTGAAGCATTCTACACAGCTAAAGATGGCCATCTCTATAATCTGCCTCGGATATACGATGTGACTTATAGTAAATGTTTGGAAAAAGTATGGATTTATAAACCTTGGTTGGATAAGTTAAATCTTGATTTACCCACGACCACTGAAGAATTCTATCAAGTCCTTAAGGCGTTCAAGGAACAGGATCCTAATGGTAACGGTAAACCCGATGAAATTCCAATGGCTGGTACAGAAACAAGCTGGGCAGCAGGTGTTCGTAACTTCCTAATGAATGCCTTTGTCTATTACCCTCAGAGTCAGGGAGGTGCTAGTTACTTATACGTTGACAATGGAAAAGTTATCGCATCATATCTTCAAGATGGCTACAAAGAAGGTATCAAATATATGAGGAAACTAGTAGATGAAGGGCTCCTTTCAACGGAAAGTTTTACTCAAGATTCAGAAGGCTTCAAACGCATGGGTGAGAACCCAGAGGATGTTATATTGGGATGTTTTCCAGGAGGATTTCAAGGTGTTGCTCTTGACATGACAGGTGATCGCTGGAAAGATTATGTAGCTGTTGAGCCTCTTCAAGGTCCACAAGGCGTGCGGTATACAAAATATGCCCCAGATAGCATTTATCTTTCTGGTTTTAGTATTACGGATAAATGTGAACACCCAGACATCGCTATGGCTTTAGCTGACTTTCTCTATAGTGAAGAACTATCAATCTTTAACTTTGATGGTGCCCCAGACGTTGATTGGAAGTACGTACAAGATGAATCCAAACTTGGTATCAACGGTGAGCCAGCAGTATTTGAAAGACTTCATGCATTGGAAGAAAACCAACATAACTTCTCATGGTCACAACTTGGTAATGCTGCTTATGTTGCAGAATCCATGTATACGGATGATCCTGAAAACATTCAAGTGATGCTGTATAAAGAAACAAAAAAGAAATACCTACCACATATTCCTCCAATGGATATGATTCTTAAGCAGTATATTTACTCAGAAGAAGAGTCAGCGGATATGATGATTTATGCGACAGCCATCAATGCATTCTTAGACCAGATGAGTGCGGCTTATATTCTTGGTGACCATATGGATTGGGAAAACTTTGAAAAGGAACTGATGAATATGGGCGTTCAATCCTATATAGACATTTTCCAAAGGGCATATGATAAAAATAACTAA
- a CDS encoding sensor histidine kinase → MILKQNTIYRRILTYFILFIYLPVTIITSILFFNIREQNRRIAISTSTELSLRYQTTVEAYIHQKLDMLTSLSSYNPLTVFLNTVYKPRLDFENYNSTVIAYFKGYAGIYYRSSIRLYVTNETIPEGHCTIYPIHYISTNKIINDFMHSKDMTAIEHASRFLDTASHDDFLKAKNHIIMLHKLTNYKKLTALVVMRLPETEFFGIHESHKLFQIGSIKIINHSSLSNENLQKKVFKGQSGVLDNIAYSRSSIDHLPYDIIIVTDAETPSTFMTFYQLIIFSILLMASSLMLYEIYKMTNRINSCLYRMNDSIQHDFSQRLPIKGNDEITKLSQNINMLLDGIKKLVKRTVEQETIGKETQIFALQNQINPHFIYNTLEIFSSQMELYGHYEESDAMGDFARMLRYNLAGKEYFTSVKEETNHMNSYLSIQKIRYPLIRCHVLIPYDIYSAKIIRFIFQPIIENSIQHGLNRHHPELKITITASRVNHDILFIVTDNGLGMEPQKVTTLNANLNAPISGNKTSKGSIGLANINNRLRLFFGEDYRLVVESKINQGTIIRFKIPI, encoded by the coding sequence ATGATTTTAAAACAAAATACCATTTATAGACGCATTCTAACCTACTTCATTCTTTTTATCTATTTACCTGTCACCATCATCACCTCTATACTTTTTTTTAACATCCGAGAACAGAATCGAAGGATTGCTATATCCACATCCACCGAGCTTTCTCTCCGTTACCAGACAACAGTTGAAGCCTATATTCATCAAAAATTGGATATGCTCACTTCACTTTCTTCCTATAATCCTTTAACTGTATTTCTAAATACCGTCTATAAACCAAGGCTTGATTTTGAAAACTACAATTCAACGGTTATTGCCTACTTTAAGGGATATGCAGGTATTTATTATCGAAGTTCTATACGTCTCTATGTCACCAATGAAACCATACCAGAAGGCCACTGTACCATCTACCCCATTCACTATATCAGCACCAACAAAATCATTAACGATTTTATGCATTCAAAAGATATGACTGCCATTGAACATGCCTCACGCTTCTTGGATACAGCGTCTCACGACGACTTTCTAAAAGCCAAAAATCATATCATTATGCTTCATAAACTTACCAACTATAAAAAACTTACTGCATTGGTAGTTATGCGCTTACCTGAAACAGAATTCTTTGGTATCCATGAAAGCCATAAACTTTTCCAAATAGGTTCCATCAAAATCATTAATCATTCCTCATTATCCAATGAAAACCTTCAGAAGAAAGTATTCAAGGGGCAATCAGGTGTCCTTGATAACATTGCTTATTCTAGAAGCAGCATTGACCACCTGCCCTATGACATCATCATTGTAACAGATGCAGAAACACCGTCAACGTTTATGACATTTTATCAGCTGATTATTTTCTCCATCCTGCTCATGGCCAGTTCTTTAATGCTCTATGAGATCTATAAAATGACCAATCGTATTAACAGTTGTTTATATCGCATGAATGATTCCATACAACATGATTTTAGTCAAAGACTGCCTATAAAGGGGAATGATGAGATTACAAAACTCTCTCAAAACATTAACATGCTTCTTGATGGTATTAAAAAGCTTGTTAAGCGGACTGTTGAACAGGAAACCATAGGCAAGGAAACCCAGATTTTTGCCTTACAGAACCAAATCAATCCTCACTTCATCTACAACACCCTTGAAATCTTTTCGTCTCAAATGGAGCTATATGGCCACTATGAAGAATCTGACGCTATGGGTGATTTTGCACGAATGCTGCGTTATAATCTTGCAGGTAAGGAATACTTCACTTCCGTTAAGGAAGAAACGAATCATATGAATAGCTATCTAAGCATTCAAAAAATTCGATACCCATTAATACGCTGTCATGTATTAATACCATATGATATCTATTCAGCCAAAATCATACGCTTTATCTTTCAACCCATTATTGAAAACAGTATTCAACATGGTCTTAATAGACATCATCCCGAACTTAAAATAACCATTACAGCCAGCAGGGTTAACCATGATATTCTGTTTATTGTAACAGACAATGGCTTGGGCATGGAGCCACAAAAGGTCACCACACTTAACGCTAATCTGAATGCCCCTATAAGTGGCAATAAAACCTCCAAAGGCAGTATTGGACTGGCCAACATTAACAACCGTCTACGCCTTTTCTTTGGTGAGGATTATCGTCTTGTTGTGGAAAGTAAAATAAATCAAGGAACCATCATACGTTTTAAGATCCCTATCTAA